From a single Nakaseomyces glabratus chromosome H, complete sequence genomic region:
- a CDS encoding uncharacterized protein (CAGL0H04147g~Protein of unknown function): MNETLTGRCSYTIAGWVSRSRFGHKEVLAQVPHQLLWEVYRYVVNMGNDTLELYLLFLQLEARDMPQHFSQKLSIRDVSVVELSHLLGGSATKLPLDLQVHACRDVDDMRQLVDLQCLHGLSVMCPVGDLILSYWITRLKNLKGKWTQLKWLVVPTSVSAMHVYKLLEAIPSLETIACGLDADHVRQVPQLRKRLHLTDPLIKTESQIQIALLTERFTTSRPSYKATVNPVTISDTHSVYQVTPIDTVSTSNMRKRPRLNTKRISASQYFGI, encoded by the coding sequence CGTTGCAGCTACACGATAGCTGGATGGGTTTCGCGGTCACGTTTCGGTCACAAGGAAGTTCTAGCCCAAGTACCGCACCAATTGCTGTGGGAAGTGTATCGCTATGTGGTGAACATGGGCAATGATACCTTGGAGCTGTATTTATTGTTCTTACAATTGGAGGCTCGAGATATGCCACAGCACTTCTCACAAAAGCTCTCGATCCGCGATGTCAGCGTAGTTGAATTGAGTCATCTACTTGGCGGATCCGCAACGAAGCTACCACTTGATCTACAAGTGCATGCATGTAGAGACGTCGATGATATGCGTCAATTAGTTGATCTACAGTGTCTTCATGGGTTATCCGTGATGTGCCCCGTAGGTGACCTTATACTTTCATACTGGATCACGCGGctgaagaacttgaaggGCAAATGGACTCAATTGAAATGGCTCGTTGTGCCGACCAGTGTCAGTGCCATGCACGTCTACAAGCTACTGGAAGCGATCCCTAGCTTGGAGACTATAGCGTGTGGGTTAGATGCCGACCACGTAAGACAGGTGCCTCAATTACGTAAACGGCTGCATCTGACTGATCCGCTCATCAAGACAGAGTCACAGATCCAAATTGCACTATTAACAGAAAGATTTACTACTTCTAGACCAAGCTACAAGGCTACTGTTAACCCAGTTACTATTTCCGATACACATTCTGTGTACCAGGTTACTCCAATCGATACGGTGAGCACCAGCAACATGCGTAAGAGACCTAGATTAAACACCAAGAGGATATCCGCGAGCCAATATTTTGGGatatag
- a CDS encoding putative cystathionine gamma-synthase (CAGL0H04169g~Ortholog(s) have cytoplasm, nucleus localization): protein MKKWTGSASMKLEYSRPLPTWEDVLRYEKTSASAVFDNDEDLNGYPRWCLHSSVKRLCDVLGNKYSKENEKCLCFPSYGVAKRCREYIKKKEGLNTKVRILQLATSKPLNSEEMKSKCEFKIAVVFVTKNLFHHVRQYWKLTGEIVSPRLADYILNELFIAERSSFATISNGKNKDQQMQNKKSQINFTLANRALACVRKRLVTNVIDANDELGEDNYHFQNDDDDDMEPTFLDTVRSNDNVNVNNHTRIDDQLLRNGFEFSDSEDEDTINHNNPFGDSTDSEEDDAFVSLVPPEPIAIDISDTPIDSPLPDSSNNASATFIDPSAATIANDNIPNDIDPEDEVFIFPSGIASIFTAQRVLQEYDLLRVNRIRYQTESSNGTGTQKRIVLLGDICPDIVKMFQEFNDVIIINNQKGAFSTLNDLEVLLNSGEQILGVFLAIPTNPCLELTNLQRLKELSDLFVFPIIFDISMGSGVLNYNILKYGDIICMSLLTRFTNIEVMAGAMIVSKKRSPKFHEFFLSRMNEELLESQLQNTSQQTYSQNQFISPGATFWVEDAVLLDRGSCKWHDRNIKINYTAEYLVKRVLRQHEGKVFKRVLYLNDEAWQENNYYNMVKYSREDCGYGGIIAIEFEKENQLAKFYDSIEHIYKGTPVLGGNDITTVAAFREHNGRHLLRVCVGLENIKILTKVFQSALSKI, encoded by the coding sequence atgaagaagtggACTGGCAGTGCTAGCATGAAGTTAGAGTACTCGAGGCCATTGCCTACTTGGGAGGATGTGCTTAGGTATGAAAAGACGTCTGCAAGTGCAGTGTTCGATAATGACGAGGATTTGAACGGGTATCCTAGGTGGTGTCTGCATAGTTCAGTGAAAAGGCTTTGTGATGTACTAGGGAACAAGTATTCGAAGGAGAACGAGAAGTGTTTGTGCTTTCCATCGTATGGCGTAGCGAAAAGATGTAGAGAATatatcaagaagaaagaaggcCTTAACACCAAAGTGCGTATTTTGCAATTGGCAACTTCGAAGCCTTTAAATAGCGAAGAAATGAAGAGCAAATGCGAATTTAAGATAGCAGTTGTTTTTGTAACCAAGAATCTTTTCCACCATGTGCGACAATACTGGAAACTTACTGGTGAAATTGTATCGCCCAGGCTCGCAGATTATATCCTGAATGAGCTTTTCATAGCTGAGAGGTCATCTTTTGCCACCATATCCAACGGTAAGAACAAAGATCAACAAATGCAAAATAAGAAGTCGCAGATTAATTTCACTCTTGCAAACAGAGCTCTTGCATGTGTGCGCAAGAGGTTAGTAACAAATGTTATAGATGCGAATGATGAGCTGGGAGAAGACAACTACCATTTCcaaaatgatgatgatgatgacatGGAGCCAACATTTTTGGACACGGTACGATCTAATGACAATGTAAATGTGAATAACCATACCAGAATAGATGATCAATTACTGAGGAATGGGTTTGAATTTTCTGATAGCGAAGATGAAGACACAATAAACCATAATAATCCATTTGGTGATTCTACAGATAGTGAAGAAGACGATGCATTCGTATCCTTGGTCCCACCGGAGCCTATCGCAATCGATATATCTGATACACCAATCGATTCTCCTTTGCCTGACAGTTCCAACAATGCTTCAGCTACATTTATAGACCCATCAGCAGCGACTATAGCCAATGATAATATTCCTAACGACATTGATCCTGAAGATGAAGTCTTTATATTCCCTTCAGGTATCGCTTCTATATTTACAGCTCAAAGAGTATTACAAGAATACGACTTACTCAGAGTGAACAGAATAAGATACCAGACTGAGAGCAGTAATGGTACAGGCACTCAGAAGAGAATAGTTTTACTAGGTGATATCTGTCCTGATATAGTAAAGATGTTCCAAGAGTTTAACGATGTAATTATAATAAACAACCAAAAGGGTGCTTTTTCAACTTTAAATGACTTGGAAGTTTTACTAAATTCTGGTGAACAGATTCTTGGTGTTTTCTTAGCCATTCCAACAAACCCTTGTCTGGAGCTTACCAATTTACAAAGGCTGAAGGAGTTGTCTGACCTTTTCGTGTTTCCTATCATATTTGACATTTCGATGGGATCTGGAGTTCTAAACTACAACATCTTGAAATATGGTGATATAATTTGCATGTCATTACTTACCAGGTTTACAAATATAGAAGTAATGGCTGGCGCCATGATAGTCAGTAAGAAGCGGTCGCCAAAGTTCCATGAATTTTTCCTTTCACGCATGAATGAAGAGCTATTGGAATCACAACTACAGAATACTTCACAGCAGACATACTCACAGAACCAGTTCATCTCACCAGGTGCAACTTTCTGGGTCGAGGACGCTGTCCTATTAGATAGAGGCTCCTGTAAGTGGCATGACCGTAACATCAAGATAAACTATACTGCGGAGTATCTAGTAAAGAGAGTTCTGAGACAACACGAAGGCAAGGTTTTTAAGCGCGTGCTTTATCTCAACGATGAGGCTTGGCAAGAGAACAACTACTACAACATGGTCAAATATTCTCGTGAGGACTGTGGATACGGTGGTATAATTGCCATTGAGTTTGAGAAAGAGAATCAATTGGCAAAATTCTA